The nucleotide sequence TCACTTAATTCGCCTGGTTCATCCGCTAGTGACACTAATGATTCACATACGACTAGCACAAAGCCAACAAACAATTCATCTCAAAAGACCTTAAGAACCAATGACAAACATTACCAACTATCTCCAATTAATTCCAACGAAAGTGATCCTGATCTTAGTGATTTAGATCCCACTTATCATACATTACAGGAATGGTAGATATAGATAGTCGACCGGCGCCATCCTTGTTATCTCTTTCGTCGTCTTCAAGCTCTGGAACATCAAGCTCTGGAACATCATCTGAAAATAGCGCTGATAGTTCAATTTCACCAATTCGTAAAACTAGAAAACGCAAACGTGAACCTGAATCTTGGAAATTCAATACTGCAAAACGTTTAAGAAATACTGGTCAATCATATTTATCGGTCAGAACTAAGAAAACAGTTGATGCACGTAAGGTCAAACCACCATGCAATGAAAAATGCCGTTTGAAGTGTTTTAGTAAATTTACTGAACAAGAAAGgaaaacatattttgataaatattggGATTTAagagatataaatatacagaGAGCATATATTAAAAGTTGTATGGTCGAAATCAAGCCTAAGTATAAATACAGCAAGAATGAGAATCTTAGAAAGTCAAACTATGCTTTTTATCTGAACCGTAGTAACACAAAAGAAAGGGTTTGCAaaacttttttcattaatacatTTGATATAACAGACAGAATGATACGTACGgttaaagaaaaatgtgaCGAACATAACTTTCTAAGTGAAGACAAACGTGGAAAACATGGAAACCATAGAAAGATCGATTCTACTTTAGTACGCGACATTAAGAGTTTCATAGCTCCGATTCCTCGGGTTGAGTCCCATTATACTAGAGCAACATCATGTGAATATATTTCTCCCGGCAGAACATTGACCGAAATTTATCAGGATTTCGTGGAGCTGCAACAAAAGAATGGACGTTCGTCAGGCAAGTTTTGCAATTTCTATGAAATTTTTAAGGACACCGGTATAAAAATACACCAACCTAAAAAGGATCTGTGCGACTTATGTAGAGATTATAAATTAACACCGAACAACGAGGACTTGAAACAAGAGTATGACAGACATATAGAAGAGAAGGACTTATcaaggaaagaaaaaaaggaagatcGATACGCtataaacgaaaataaaattgttgcgGTCTACGACCTGGAAG is from Amyelois transitella isolate CPQ chromosome 21, ilAmyTran1.1, whole genome shotgun sequence and encodes:
- the LOC132903074 gene encoding uncharacterized protein LOC132903074 is translated as MVDIDSRPAPSLLSLSSSSSSGTSSSGTSSENSADSSISPIRKTRKRKREPESWKFNTAKRLRNTGQSYLSVRTKKTVDARKVKPPCNEKCRLKCFSKFTEQERKTYFDKYWDLRDINIQRAYIKSCMVEIKPKYKYSKNENLRKSNYAFYLNRSNTKERVCKTFFINTFDITDRMIRTVKEKCDEHNFLSEDKRGKHGNHRKIDSTLVRDIKSFIAPIPRVESHYTRATSCEYISPGRTLTEIYQDFVELQQKNGRSSGKFCNFYEIFKDTGIKIHQPKKDLCDLCRDYKLTPNNEDLKQEYDRHIEEKDLSRKEKKEDRYAINENKIVAVYDLEAILQVPQGKSSSLYYKTKMNCYNFTIAELAKKNPTEEDSNKAYTNVYSYFWDETQGQKGSIEIATCVLNFLRLVNERSTSKSVDVIFYSDNTFSQNKNKYITTLYMYALTQFENINSIRHKYLIKGHTQNENDNAHSLIEKEIQKYLKADTIYTPIQYIPLIKSAKKTGKKFEVQTLTFDDFVDVKDLQSQWGLNFTKDTNRNSIVWNDVKILDFRKDEPFKFYFKTSYKDEEYREVDVRMRKALPVINDIVLRKAYMEKFNLNDNKKRDIKNLIIKKVIPPYYASYYKDLV